The segment CAAGGTTAATCTTTAAGTTTGTACATTATAAAACTCAGATACAGATCTACttataataaaaatgaattaatgatGCCTTGTGtgtaaagctttttttaaatgccataTTAATTTAGAAAAGTATATTCCAGGAATTGCTGGCAAAACTATGTTGATTATTATCGCTGCCAGAAATTGAAAGGAGAAGATTATGCTCCATGTgaatatttcaagaaagtttTCACACAATTATGCCCTGGTTTTtgggtaaacattttttttttcctaatttctTGTTAATATATGTTTACAGTAAGTAATAAGTAAAATTTacagtaaactttaaaaaaaaatctaatcacATGTGGAgatatatagaaatgtacattaGACTTAAATATGTACACTCATGTTTTTCtgttaattaaaattaacaacTTAATGGAATTGAATTCTAAGGACCAATTATTGATACCGGTAtatcaaattataaaaaaaacaaaaaactgttcAACTTGCTGCACTGTGttgctttactttttataatttatCTTTCCTTCTTATCTGAACTTGTTGAACCAACATtactttcaaattaaaacaatgaTTCTGAAGTGCtatctttcacttttttttaacactagTTTTTTTGTGAAATAACTGTATTTTAAGTTATCTTTgaaataatgtgaaaaaaaacaactctttttCAGGTTGAGCAGTGGGATGACCAGAGAGCTAATGGTGCCTTTGCTGGGAAAATATAGAGGTTACAGGATGTAGAAACTTCCTTGTTGTTTgtatcaatgaaataaatattacatacaA is part of the Biomphalaria glabrata chromosome 2, xgBioGlab47.1, whole genome shotgun sequence genome and harbors:
- the LOC106069141 gene encoding uncharacterized protein LOC106069141, which gives rise to METQAQIELRKKVWAPPFDARFPNQNQTRNCWQNYVDYYRCQKLKGEDYAPCEYFKKVFTQLCPGFWVEQWDDQRANGAFAGKI